Proteins encoded in a region of the Candidatus Eisenbacteria bacterium genome:
- the pdxS gene encoding pyridoxal 5'-phosphate synthase lyase subunit PdxS — MNEEKGTLRLKTGFAEMLKGGVIMDVTNAEQAKIAEEAGAVAVMALERVPADIRKEGGVARMADPKRIREIQKAVSIPVMAKCRIGHFAEAQILQELGVDFIDESEVLTPADEAHHIDKHAFKVPFVCGCRNLGEALRRIAEGAAMIRTKGEAGSGDIVEAVRHIRAVVGGIRRLATLREDEWMAEAKELGAPYEIVRLVAREGKLPVPNFSAGGIATPADASLVMQLGAEAVFVGSGIFKSEDPAKRAQAIVRATTHYLDPKILAEVSEGLGEPMRGLDVSKMDEKELLQTRGW, encoded by the coding sequence ATGAACGAAGAAAAGGGAACCTTGAGGCTGAAGACGGGTTTCGCCGAGATGCTGAAGGGCGGCGTCATCATGGACGTGACGAACGCCGAGCAGGCGAAGATCGCCGAAGAGGCGGGGGCCGTCGCCGTGATGGCTCTCGAGCGCGTCCCCGCGGACATCCGCAAGGAAGGCGGGGTCGCGCGCATGGCGGACCCGAAGAGGATCCGCGAGATCCAGAAGGCCGTCTCGATCCCGGTGATGGCGAAGTGCCGGATCGGGCATTTCGCGGAGGCGCAGATTCTTCAAGAGCTCGGCGTCGATTTCATCGACGAGAGCGAGGTGCTCACGCCCGCCGACGAGGCGCACCACATCGACAAGCACGCCTTCAAGGTGCCGTTCGTGTGCGGCTGCAGGAACCTCGGCGAGGCGCTCCGGAGGATCGCGGAGGGGGCGGCGATGATCCGGACGAAGGGGGAAGCAGGCTCTGGCGACATCGTCGAGGCGGTGCGGCACATCCGCGCGGTGGTCGGCGGGATCCGCCGGCTCGCGACGCTCCGCGAAGACGAGTGGATGGCGGAGGCGAAGGAGCTCGGCGCGCCGTATGAGATCGTTCGTCTCGTCGCGCGCGAGGGGAAGCTTCCGGTTCCGAACTTCTCCGCGGGCGGGATCGCGACCCCCGCCGATGCGTCGCTCGTCATGCAGCTCGGCGCCGAAGCGGTCTTCGTCGGCTCCGGGATCTTCAAGTCGGAGGATCCGGCGAAGCGTGCGCAGGCGATCGTGCGCGCGACGACCCACTACCTCGATCCGAAGATCCTCGCCGAGGTGTCGGAGGGGCTCGGGGAGCCGATGCGCGGTCTCGATGTATCGAAGATGGACGAGAAGGAGCTTCTCCAGACTCGCGGCTGGTGA
- a CDS encoding PLP-dependent aminotransferase family protein, with protein sequence MRRGRPQTARLRIRIDRESKIPIYQQIAGEIRNLLESNVLKDGDRLPPMRTLAEGLGLNRNTVSLAYREMERIGLVQSVVGRGTFIRIRHPGGLAEAPASRGGPMKWARAVSRRSAGRGEVLERLAIGDGIGRIELTGAVADRDLFPVEEFREVLEEVVREMGAPVLDYGSREGYLPLRRWLAERLTHQGTAVDANDVFILNGAQPGLDLVGKLLVDEGDAVAVESPTYYNAIGAFRLYGAELAGVLMDGEGILPSALEETFARRPVKLLYCMPTFQNPTGVSMSRARRETVLDLARRRSVAILEDTFDADLRYRGKEEIALRGLPGGEDVLLLGTFSKILFPGLRLGWLVAPAPLHEAIGRIRRSTDLAAGLLAQAAIHRFCEKGLLDGHLERVRAANRKRLRVLVESMAEHFPPDVKWTEPEGGMSLWVTLPSHVDSVEVLLEARRLGVNFTPGPLFHIDGGGGNAFRLSFTLEKEERIAEGIRGLGALLGEKCRKRRSAPDDAPSVFL encoded by the coding sequence ATGAGACGAGGAAGACCTCAGACCGCAAGGCTTCGGATTCGGATCGACCGGGAGAGCAAGATCCCGATCTACCAACAGATCGCCGGAGAAATCCGTAACCTTCTTGAAAGCAACGTATTAAAGGACGGCGATCGCCTCCCGCCCATGAGGACGCTTGCGGAGGGTCTCGGTCTCAATCGAAACACGGTCTCCTTGGCCTACCGCGAGATGGAAAGGATTGGCCTGGTACAATCGGTGGTTGGGCGGGGGACCTTCATCCGGATTCGACATCCCGGCGGTCTTGCGGAGGCCCCCGCGAGCCGGGGAGGACCGATGAAATGGGCCCGGGCGGTCTCTCGACGAAGCGCGGGGAGGGGGGAGGTGCTCGAGAGGCTTGCGATCGGGGACGGGATCGGCCGGATCGAGCTGACCGGCGCGGTGGCGGACCGGGACCTCTTCCCCGTCGAGGAGTTTCGCGAGGTCTTGGAGGAGGTCGTCCGCGAGATGGGCGCCCCCGTTCTCGACTACGGTTCGCGCGAGGGCTATCTCCCTCTACGGAGGTGGCTCGCCGAACGATTGACCCATCAAGGAACCGCCGTCGACGCGAACGACGTGTTTATCCTGAACGGAGCGCAGCCCGGTCTCGATCTCGTCGGGAAGCTCCTCGTCGACGAGGGGGACGCGGTCGCCGTCGAATCGCCCACCTATTACAACGCGATCGGCGCGTTTCGCCTCTACGGCGCGGAGCTCGCCGGGGTCCTGATGGACGGAGAGGGGATTCTCCCGAGCGCCCTCGAAGAGACGTTCGCTCGCCGACCGGTGAAGCTCCTCTACTGCATGCCGACCTTTCAGAATCCGACCGGCGTGAGCATGAGCCGCGCGCGAAGAGAGACGGTTCTCGATCTCGCGAGGCGCCGCTCCGTCGCGATCCTGGAGGACACGTTCGACGCGGATCTCCGCTACCGCGGGAAAGAAGAGATCGCGCTCCGCGGTCTCCCCGGGGGAGAGGACGTCCTTCTCCTCGGCACGTTTTCGAAGATCCTCTTCCCCGGCCTCCGGCTCGGCTGGCTCGTCGCGCCGGCTCCGCTGCACGAGGCGATCGGCCGCATCCGCCGCTCGACCGACCTCGCCGCGGGGCTTCTCGCGCAGGCGGCGATTCACCGCTTCTGCGAGAAGGGACTTCTCGACGGGCATCTCGAACGGGTGCGCGCAGCCAACCGAAAGAGACTTCGCGTCCTCGTCGAGTCGATGGCCGAGCACTTCCCTCCGGATGTCAAGTGGACCGAGCCGGAAGGAGGGATGTCCCTCTGGGTGACGCTCCCGTCGCATGTCGACTCGGTGGAAGTGCTTCTCGAGGCGCGCCGCCTCGGGGTCAACTTCACGCCGGGCCCGCTCTTCCACATCGACGGCGGCGGCGGAAACGCGTTTCGCCTCTCCTTCACGCTGGAAAAGGAGGAACGGATCGCGGAGGGGATCCGCGGGCTGGGAGCCCTTCTCGGGGAGAAATGCCGAAAACGGCGGAGCGCGCCGGACGACGCGCCGTCAGTTTTTCTTTGA
- a CDS encoding endonuclease/exonuclease/phosphatase family protein: MILRFARRASGVLTATLLAAVIASLLPLEVWALEILASFRVPLITLCFGSGLFALFVRLRAWAVFGFALASIQILLSIPLFVAAGSNGDASDARVRLRVLTMNVEWCNREGDAVLSLIRSLEPDIVALQEIDYWWRRELETLRDEFHFQTFDRLSARPGVGVLARQAPVAEEWHDLHGRAFVALRFGESENSIGFANAHAFPPKSPRLYRLRNHQIDRLAERLAAFETPLVLAGDLNATPWSPVLGAFERRTGLASARAGRGTLPTWPAWSRLFSFPIDHIHHSDAFLVEELRRVPIPGSDHFGLFAVLSLSETRG, encoded by the coding sequence ATGATCCTTCGCTTCGCGAGAAGAGCTTCCGGGGTTCTCACGGCGACGTTGCTCGCCGCGGTGATCGCGTCGCTCCTTCCCTTGGAGGTTTGGGCGCTCGAGATCCTCGCGAGCTTCCGGGTTCCTCTCATCACGCTTTGCTTCGGATCCGGTCTCTTCGCGCTCTTTGTCCGGCTCCGGGCGTGGGCCGTTTTCGGTTTCGCGCTCGCATCGATCCAGATTCTTCTATCCATCCCCCTCTTCGTCGCGGCGGGGTCGAACGGGGACGCCTCGGACGCGCGCGTGCGTCTTCGCGTGCTCACGATGAACGTCGAGTGGTGCAACCGCGAAGGAGACGCGGTTCTTTCGCTCATCCGCTCGCTCGAGCCGGACATCGTCGCCTTGCAGGAGATCGATTACTGGTGGCGCCGCGAGCTCGAAACTCTGCGGGACGAGTTCCACTTCCAGACGTTCGACCGGCTCTCCGCGCGTCCCGGCGTGGGGGTGCTCGCCCGGCAGGCACCGGTCGCCGAGGAATGGCACGATCTCCACGGGCGCGCCTTCGTAGCCCTTCGGTTCGGCGAGAGTGAGAACTCCATCGGCTTTGCGAACGCCCACGCTTTCCCGCCCAAGTCTCCCCGCTTGTATCGGCTCCGCAACCATCAGATCGACCGGCTCGCCGAGCGCCTCGCCGCGTTTGAAACTCCGCTCGTGCTCGCCGGCGACCTAAACGCAACCCCTTGGTCTCCGGTGCTCGGCGCGTTCGAGCGAAGAACGGGTCTCGCGAGCGCGCGCGCGGGAAGAGGAACGCTTCCCACCTGGCCCGCGTGGAGCCGTCTCTTCTCCTTCCCGATCGACCACATCCATCACTCGGACGCGTTTCTCGTCGAAGAGCTTCGCCGCGTCCCGATCCCTGGGTCGGATCATTTTGGTCTCTTTGCCGTTCTCTCCCTCTCGGAGACTCGCGGTTGA